Proteins from one Juglans microcarpa x Juglans regia isolate MS1-56 chromosome 1S, Jm3101_v1.0, whole genome shotgun sequence genomic window:
- the LOC121246450 gene encoding PHD finger protein ALFIN-LIKE 1-like — protein sequence MASISSSPRTVEEIFKDYSARRSALIRALTNDVDEFYMLCDPEKENLCLYGHPNESWEVTLPAEEVPPELPEPALGINFARDGMKRTDWLSLVAVHSDCWLLSVAFYFGARLNRNERKRLFSLINDLPTVFEVVTGRKPTKDKPSVDSGTKSRNSAKRPIDGQMRSNPKLLDESYGEDEDEHSETLCGSCGGNYNADEFWIGCDICERWFHGKCVKITPARAESIKQYKCPSCSTKRSRQ from the exons ATGGCTTCCATCTCTTCCAGTCCTCGCACCGTCGAAGAGATCTTCAAGGACTACAGTGCCCGACGCTCCGCCCTCATTCGTGCCCTCACCAACG ATGTGGATGAATTCTATATGCTCTGCGATCCAG AGAAGGAGAATTTATGTTTGTACGGACACCCAAATGAGTCGTGGGAGGTGACTCTGCCAGCAGAGGAAGTTCCGCCGGAGCTTCCCGAGCCAGCTCTAGGCATCAATTTTGCGAGAGATGGGATGAAGCGTACAGACTGGCTTTCATTGGTTGCCGTGCATAGTGATTGTTGGTTACTCTCTGTGGCTTTCTACTTTGGTGCTCGGCTTAATCGCAATGAGAG AAAGCGTCTATTTAGCCTGATAAATGATCTTCCCACTGTCTTTGAAGTCGTAACTGGGAGGAAGCCTACAAAAGACAAGCCCAGTGTGGATAGTGGAACAAAATCCCGGAATAGCGCAAAG AGGCCAATTGATGGGCAGATGAGAAGCAATCCAAAGTTACTTGATGAGAGTtatggagaagatgaagacgagCACAGTGAAACCCTTTGTGGGAGCTGTGGGGGAAATTACAATGCTGATGAGTTCTGGATTGGTTGTGATATCTGTGAGAGGTGGTTCCATGGGAAGTGTGTGAAGATAACTCCAGCCAGGGCCGAAAGTATAAAGCAGTACAAATGCCCTTCCTGCAGCACCAAGAGGAGCAGGCAGTAG
- the LOC121246423 gene encoding probable 2-oxoglutarate-dependent dioxygenase At5g05600 → MNCPVDWPEPIVRVQSLSESEVPVIPDRYIKPPLERPTAAKQTDASDVNIPIIDLQRLDGDDHDLRATILGQISEACRKWGFFQILNHGVNPQLLDRAREVWREFFHLPMEIKHVYANSPKTYEGYGSRLGVEKGAILDWSDYYYLHYLPLSLKDCNKWPALPADCREVLDEYGRELVKLCGRLMKLLSINLGLEEDVLQNAFGGQNIGACLRVNFYPKCPQPDLALGLSSHSDPGGMTLLLPDHQVPGLQVRREDEWITVKPAPHAFIVNIGDQIQVISNAIYKSVEHRVIVNAAKERVSLAFFYNPKSDIPIEPVKELLAPDKPALYAPMTFDEYRLFIRMRGPRGKSQVDSLKSR, encoded by the exons ATGAATTGCCCGGTAGATTGGCCCGAGCCAATAGTTCGCGTCCAATCCTTGTCCGAAAGTGAAGTACCAGTGATTCCAGACCGATACATCAAGCCGCCACTTGAAAGGCCAACAGCAGCTAAACAAACTGATGCTAGCGATGTTAATATCCCAATCATCGATCTTCAACGCTTGGACGGAGACGATCATGATCTTCGTGCCACCATACTTGGCCAAATATCTGAGGCTTGTCGAAAGTGGGGGTTCTTCCAAATCCTCAACCATGGAGTTAATCCCCAACTACTGGACCGTGCCCGAGAGGTTTGGCGCGAGTTCTTTCACTTGCCAATGGAGATAAAGCACGTTTATGCTAACTCACCGAAAACTTATGAAGGGTACGGTAGCCGACTTGGGGTGGAAAAGGGTGCCATTCTTGATTGGAGTGACTACTACTATCTGCACTACCTTCCATTATCGTTGAAGGATTGCAACAAATGGCCTGCCCTCCCGGCTGATTGCAG GGAAGTGCTCGATGAGTATGGGAGAGAACTAGTGAAGCTGTGTGGGAGATTAATGAAACTTTTGTCTATAAACCTTGGATTGGAAGAGGATGTTCTTCAAAACGCATTCGGCGGCCAAAATATTGGAGCCTGTCTAAGGGTGAACTTTTATCCAAAGTGTCCACAGCCTGACCTGGCCCTTGGTTTGTCATCCCACTCGGACCCAGGTGGCATGACGCTGCTCCTTCCAGATCATCAAGTTCCCGGCCTTCAAGTCCGTAGAGAAGACGAATGGATTACTGTCAAACCGGCTCCCCACGCTTTTATCGTCAATATTGGCGACCAAATTCAG GTTATAAGCAATGCAATATACAAGAGCGTGGAGCATAGAGTCATTGTAAATGCAGCCAAAGAGCGGGTCTCCCTCGCTTTCTTCTACAATCCGAAGAGTGATATTCCCATAGAGCCAGTAAAGGAGCTTCTCGCACCGGATAAACCTGCTTTATACGCACCCATGACATTCGATGAATATAGGCTTTTCATAAGAATGAGGGGTCCTCGTGGAAAATCCCAAGTGGACTCACTCAAGTCTCGatga